The sequence ACGAACAGCTCTGCGCCTTTGCCCGGTTTGCTGGATCCGGAATAGACCACCAGCTTTTTAAAAGCGCGAGGCACATTCACCGCTTTTCGTGCTTCCTCCTTGGAGAGCGGCGGCGCAGCGAGACGCTCTTCGCAGACTCCATCAGCGGCCACCAGCACTTTATCCGCCGCCACGCCCCAGCGGGCGGTCAGATCCGCTTTCAGGGCGTGTGAGATGGCGATCACGCGATCGCAACGCCGCAGAACTGATTGAAAAAAAAAGGCGGGTTGCTGAGCCAGGCTGTGCGCTTCAAAGGCTAAAGCAAACGGTCTGTTGTGGAAAAACCTTTGCCGCAACCATAGTCCGATCATCGCCGCGTTTACGCTGCGGCTGTAAAGGAGCAGCGGCTCGCCAGCCGGAACCGCCCGCAGGTGACGATACAGCCACAGGCTCATGGTGAGCCACACCGATGCGCCGCCTACAAGCGGAATGCGCCAACGGTCTGGAGACGATGGACGGCTCAGGCTCAATAACGATGGCGTTGTGGCCACGATGAAATTATCCGGCGTTCCGTAGAACCGCGTCAGCTCTGTCGGACTCCCGGCTCCCACTCCCGCATACCAAGGCCGCACCAGG comes from bacterium and encodes:
- a CDS encoding glycosyltransferase family 4 protein; amino-acid sequence: MEAAATLRLLYLSNERIPGPSAASIQQVNMCAAFAHTGVKVTLVRPWYAGVGAGSPTELTRFYGTPDNFIVATTPSLLSLSRPSSPDRWRIPLVGGASVWLTMSLWLYRHLRAVPAGEPLLLYSRSVNAAMIGLWLRQRFFHNRPFALAFEAHSLAQQPAFFFQSVLRRCDRVIAISHALKADLTARWGVAADKVLVAADGVCEERLAAPPLSKEEARKAVNVPRAFKKLVVYSGSSKPGKGAELFVQAAALASADVLFLFVGDPGETGAEKSVSANLYCTGRVAPSRVTLYQAAADVLVLPNVAKGSIHAYTSPLKLFEYMAVKRPIVACELPVLREVLTNEDNCLLVSPAHAAALASAVERLLLDKALAARIAARAYAQVRRYTWEKRAQSILNFVMDER